Genomic segment of Candidatus Planktophila sp.:
TCGAAATTGCGAAGGTCAAGTGGAAGAGTGCCAAGTTCCATTGACCGAAGAATTACATTGACGCCTGCGATGTGATTGATAGGAAGTAGAAGTGACCACTGTGACCCAGGCGTTGCACCAACGAATGAGTTAGATGCTTGCGCCGATGAAATGAGGGCGGCCCGAGTGAAAGCGACCTCTTTTATTAAACCTGTGCTGCCACTTGTACCAATAACCATGGCGAACTCATTGGATAGGTTTTTAGTGCGGACCTCGCCAAAGCTCAGGGCAGGGCCATTTCCAACGAGGGCGGCCGTGATTTCGGCGGCTAACTGCGGAATTGACCACGCAGGGTTGGCTCGAAGTATTTCTCGTTGTGACGACATGTCCATTGCAGCCGTAGGCTATCGCTAGCGACGATAATGGAGGAAATGTGAGCAAGCCGATTAATCGTGAGTTTGGTAGCCGTGTGATTCCCGCCTGGGTAATAGCGCCGGGTGGCGAGGAGTTTATTGATATCAAATATCAAATAGGTGATGGCATGGCGAAAATCACTATCAACCGCCCTGAAATTCACAATGCATTTCGTCCTCAAACCATTATTGAGTTAATGCAGGCTTTCTCATTAGCTCGTGACAATGAAGAGGTCGGTGTAATTATATTAACCGGCGAAGGTACTGAAGCTTTTTGTTCAGGTGGAGATATCACCGTCCGAGGCGATGATGGCTACCTTGGCGATGATACGTTAGCAAAAAAAGGTATCGGCCGGCTCAACGTTCTAGATCTTCAGGTGCAGATCCGTCGAACACCGAAACCAGTTGTTGCGATGGTCGCTGGTTGGGCCATTGGTGGAGGACATGTGCTTCATGTCGTTTGCGATTTAACAATTGCCGCCGACAATGCAAAATTTGGCCAGACAGGTCCGAGAGTTGGTTCATTTGATGGAGGATACGGAGCAGGCCTCCTTGCAGCCCACGTAGGTCAGAAAAAAGCGCGCGAGATTTGGTTTATGACT
This window contains:
- the menB gene encoding 1,4-dihydroxy-2-naphthoyl-CoA synthase, producing the protein MAPGGEEFIDIKYQIGDGMAKITINRPEIHNAFRPQTIIELMQAFSLARDNEEVGVIILTGEGTEAFCSGGDITVRGDDGYLGDDTLAKKGIGRLNVLDLQVQIRRTPKPVVAMVAGWAIGGGHVLHVVCDLTIAADNAKFGQTGPRVGSFDGGYGAGLLAAHVGQKKAREIWFMTRQYDAQEALDMGLVNTVVAVNDLESETVSWCREMLRNSPLALRLLKSSLNAADDGLAGVQQLAGDATLLFYMSEEGQEGRDAYKERRAPNFEKFPKRP